The Sulfurospirillum halorespirans DSM 13726 genome has a window encoding:
- a CDS encoding cytochrome c3 family protein, with the protein MSEKRIYILIGLVVVAAIVGFFAFHQVEKASHKAGFCIMCHNMQPEYDSFVKGDMLAKKHNDANVTCHGCHVPTIGEQLNELKMYATGNFEIPTPQRGFTNEQCTGCHKVDEIRKKTSHYGKSNPHEGAHNKDNEMLQCQSCHAVHHPQKLNTCTSCHPIDWKVNSSWKMHLLDKK; encoded by the coding sequence ATGAGTGAGAAAAGAATATATATATTAATAGGACTAGTAGTAGTAGCTGCTATCGTGGGGTTTTTTGCGTTTCATCAGGTAGAAAAAGCTAGCCACAAAGCTGGATTTTGTATCATGTGCCACAACATGCAGCCAGAGTACGACTCTTTTGTAAAGGGAGATATGCTTGCCAAAAAGCATAATGACGCAAATGTAACATGTCATGGTTGTCACGTTCCAACTATAGGAGAGCAACTAAATGAGCTTAAGATGTATGCAACTGGCAACTTTGAGATCCCAACACCACAAAGAGGCTTTACAAACGAGCAGTGCACAGGCTGTCATAAGGTAGATGAGATCAGGAAAAAGACCTCACACTATGGTAAGTCTAACCCACACGAAGGCGCTCATAACAAAGACAATGAAATGCTACAATGTCAGTCATGTCATGCCGTACATCATCCGCAAAAGTTAAACACTTGCACGTCTTGCCACCCGATAGACTGGAAAGTAAATAGTAGCTGGAAGATGCATTTGCTAGATAAAAAATAA
- a CDS encoding LrgB family protein — translation MNVDALIAYVMNTPLSWIIITLSAYKIGIIIYEKTGKHALLQPIVIAYVIMLPILIVAQIPYKQYFESVSILHFFLGPATVALALPLYKNLKLIQSYFLPILITLAFGGIFTILSAVAILWLFGASKITMLSMTTKSVTAPITLITAHDIGANAALAIGFVVITGLLGALFGTFIFKLLKIKHDAAKGFALGLISHAVGTARAFEISENAAAFSALAMGLIGVFIAVLLPIVIGFL, via the coding sequence ATGAACGTTGACGCACTGATCGCTTATGTGATGAATACGCCTCTAAGCTGGATTATTATCACCCTAAGTGCTTATAAAATCGGGATTATTATTTACGAAAAAACAGGTAAACACGCGCTATTGCAACCCATTGTTATCGCGTATGTCATCATGCTTCCCATTCTTATCGTGGCGCAAATTCCTTACAAACAGTATTTTGAGTCGGTCAGCATTTTGCACTTTTTTCTAGGACCTGCCACGGTTGCCTTAGCGCTTCCGTTGTATAAAAATCTCAAATTGATTCAGTCCTATTTTCTGCCCATTCTCATCACGCTCGCTTTTGGCGGCATCTTTACCATTCTCAGCGCTGTTGCCATTTTATGGCTCTTTGGCGCTTCTAAGATCACGATGCTCTCGATGACCACCAAGTCGGTCACGGCGCCCATTACGCTTATCACCGCGCATGACATTGGCGCCAATGCCGCTTTAGCCATCGGATTTGTCGTCATCACAGGACTTTTGGGAGCACTCTTTGGTACGTTCATTTTTAAACTCCTAAAGATCAAACACGACGCCGCCAAAGGCTTCGCCCTCGGACTCATCTCACACGCCGTAGGCACAGCCCGAGCCTTCGAGATCAGCGAAAATGCCGCGGCATTTTCAGCCTTAGCGATGGGGTTGATTGGGGTGTTTATCGCCGTTTTATTGCCAATTGTGATTGGGTTTTTGTAG
- a CDS encoding CidA/LrgA family protein, with the protein MLHGILTLLLFQFVGECISKLFMLKIPGAIIGMVLLLLFLMLRKGSFPALDSSVFWLLRYLPLFIIPAAAGIITQFETISNELFAILASLIVGTFLALAFSVKLMDVLISRKERK; encoded by the coding sequence ATGCTACACGGTATCTTGACCCTTTTACTCTTCCAATTTGTCGGAGAGTGCATCAGTAAACTGTTTATGCTCAAAATCCCAGGAGCCATCATCGGTATGGTCTTGCTTTTGCTCTTTTTGATGCTCCGAAAAGGGAGTTTTCCAGCCCTTGATAGCTCGGTGTTTTGGCTACTGCGCTATTTGCCCCTTTTCATTATTCCTGCCGCCGCAGGCATCATCACCCAATTTGAGACGATCTCAAACGAGCTTTTTGCCATTCTTGCGTCCTTGATCGTGGGAACCTTTTTAGCCCTCGCGTTTAGTGTCAAACTCATGGATGTGTTGATCTCGCGCAAGGAGAGAAAATGA